Proteins encoded in a region of the Micropterus dolomieu isolate WLL.071019.BEF.003 ecotype Adirondacks linkage group LG09, ASM2129224v1, whole genome shotgun sequence genome:
- the zgc:91910 gene encoding zinc finger protein 706-like, translating to MARGQQKIQSQQKNAKKAAEKKKGQAADQKTAAKAALVHTCPVCRTQMPDPKTFKQHFESKHPKSPMPPELVDVQA from the exons ATGGCTCGCGGGCAGCAGAAGATTCAGTCCCAGCAAAAGAACGCCAAGAAggcagcagagaagaagaaaggccAGGCCGCTGACCAGAAGACTGCAGCTAAGGCCGCACTGGTCCATACCTGCCCTGTCTGCCGG acaCAGATGCCTGACCCCAAAACCTTCAAGCAGCACTTTGAGAGCAAACACCCCAAGTCTCCCATGCCTCCTGAGCTGGTAGATGTTCAGGCATGA